The stretch of DNA GCGGTTCGCATCTGGCCCAGCTTCGTGCCCGCAGACGAGGGCTGGTCGTTCGACGTGCAACCAGACCTCGAAATTCCGGCCTTCCAGCAGAAACTCGACGAGGCGGGCGGTGACTACGGCGAGTTCATCAACGAAGACGTCCAGTATTCCTGGACCGTCCTGCGCAAAGATGACAAACAGCGCCTCGACATCGAGCCGAACATCAGCCTGTTCGCGCGGATGAACGAGATGGAAAAGCACGTCACCAAACGCATCGACGTGCTCGCCGTCAAATTGAGCCACTCGCTGTCGTCGGGCGACGCCCACCAACTCTACAAGATTGGCGACGGCTCAGAGCAAACCGACCACTACGCGGTGCGCACCCAGAAGACGACGACGAACGCCGCGCTTGAAGACGCCGAGTACGGTGACCTCCTCATCTTCGAGAACGTCCTTGTGCTCTGGAACGACGACGAGGAGGCGTACAACCTCGTCGTGGACGGTAAGACGACGGTCGACGCGATGCCCGCCTGAGGGCGGGGTGTTTTTGCGGCAGGCGGCCGCATGAGGAGTATGAGCATGGAGATTCTGTTGACCAACGACGACGGCATCGACAGCACCGGATTTCGCGTGCTGTACGATGCCCTCTCTGCGGTGGGGTCGGTGACGGCCGTCGCCCCCAAAGAAGACCAGAGTGCTGTGGGGCGCAAGATGTCGCGGGAGGTGCGCATCCACGACCACGAACTCGGCTACGCAATCGAGGGCACGCCAGCCGACTGCGTCGTCGCGGGGGTGCAGTCACTCACCCCCGACCCCGACCTCGTCGTCGCTGGAATTAATCGCGGCGCGAACCTCGGTGAGTACGTCCTCGGGCGCTCTGGAACGGTGAGCGCCGCCGTCGAAGCCGCCTTCTTTGGCATCCCCGCAATCGCCGTTTCGCTCTACATTCCCGGCGGGTGGAATGCCTTTAAGAAGCACCAAGAGACAGCCGATTCCTACCGCGAGGCCGTCCGAGCGGCCGAATATCTCACGACTCATGCGCTCAACGCGGGCGTGTTCGACCACGCCGACTATCTCAACGTGAACGCACCGATGCCCGGCGAGGAACCGGCAGACATGGAAATCACTCGGCCGTCGCACGTCTACCAGATGGACGCAGAACAGAACGGCGAGACCGTGACGCTCCACGACCGCATCTGGGAGAAGATGGCAGCAGGCGACATCCCCGACCCACGCGGGAGCGACCGTCGGGCAGTCGTTGACGGACGTATCAGTGTCTCGCCGCTCACGGCACCCCACACGACCGAACACCACGAGGCGCTTGACGCACTGGCTGAAACGTACCTGTAGTCGCAAAAAGCCGTCTGAGACGGTGTTAGCTCGTCGGAATCTGCACACCAATCTGGCCGAGAAGGGTCGTCATACTCGCGCCGTCTGTCATTTCAACAACCCGCCCGTCTTTGATTTTCCAGAAGCTGAATCCATCGACGGCAATCTCATTGCCGGTTGGCTTGTAGCCGCGAAACTGTCCGGTGTGCGTGCCGGTTATCGTCCACCACGCGAACACCACGTCACCCTCTGCGGCCAGTTCGTTTACCGTGACGGTTGCGTCCGGGAACCCCTCGTCCCACTCACGGTGAATCGCTTTGATGTCATCAAGTGTGACGAGTGGCGTCGAATCGCCCATCCGCCGAGTTCCGATTTTCACGTCGGGGGCGTACAATTCATCGAGTACGTCGAGTTTGTCTTCGTTCCATACCTCGGTCATCTCGCGTTGAACCAGCGCTTTGTTCGCGCTGAGAACGTCTGTCGTTGCCATGAGTCACCTCTTTCAGCTCACACGAGCAGAAGAGTGTATTGGTGGGAAACGGAGAAGACTGTTGAGCAACCGTCCGAGAATTGTGAATTTTCGGACGCAGAAACAAACAC from Haladaptatus sp. ZSTT2 encodes:
- the surE gene encoding 5'/3'-nucleotidase SurE, translated to MRSMSMEILLTNDDGIDSTGFRVLYDALSAVGSVTAVAPKEDQSAVGRKMSREVRIHDHELGYAIEGTPADCVVAGVQSLTPDPDLVVAGINRGANLGEYVLGRSGTVSAAVEAAFFGIPAIAVSLYIPGGWNAFKKHQETADSYREAVRAAEYLTTHALNAGVFDHADYLNVNAPMPGEEPADMEITRPSHVYQMDAEQNGETVTLHDRIWEKMAAGDIPDPRGSDRRAVVDGRISVSPLTAPHTTEHHEALDALAETYL
- a CDS encoding ester cyclase; this translates as MATTDVLSANKALVQREMTEVWNEDKLDVLDELYAPDVKIGTRRMGDSTPLVTLDDIKAIHREWDEGFPDATVTVNELAAEGDVVFAWWTITGTHTGQFRGYKPTGNEIAVDGFSFWKIKDGRVVEMTDGASMTTLLGQIGVQIPTS